The following proteins come from a genomic window of Lachnoclostridium phytofermentans ISDg:
- a CDS encoding ABC transporter permease, with protein sequence MTEKSVQEKRKKSVTMRRLMNQKYLQLMVIPGIIWMLIFNYIPMGGIIIAFKKFKITKSIAEAPWVGLKYFEEFFQDSNFSNIMVNTLGISLLKLIIGFPLPIIFALLINEIRNLKFKKITQTISYLPHFLSWVVLGGILTTWLNSTGVINVLFQALHITSGPVSYLGDPKYFWGVALVSDSWKELGWSAIIYLAAISSVDQQLYEAATVDGATKIQKIFKITLPSIKGTIAIMLILQVSGLLNANFDQIMILKNQINISRSQVIDTYVYQVGMSLGKYSYATAVSLFKSVIALFLLLIANFSSKRLLGRSLY encoded by the coding sequence ATGACAGAGAAGAGTGTACAAGAGAAAAGAAAAAAATCGGTAACCATGCGTAGATTAATGAATCAGAAATATCTTCAGCTTATGGTTATCCCGGGAATTATATGGATGTTAATCTTCAATTATATTCCTATGGGTGGTATCATAATCGCTTTTAAAAAATTTAAAATAACGAAATCTATTGCAGAAGCACCTTGGGTGGGGTTGAAATATTTCGAGGAATTCTTTCAGGATTCCAATTTTAGTAACATTATGGTAAATACACTTGGAATTAGTTTATTAAAATTAATTATAGGATTTCCGCTCCCAATCATCTTTGCTTTATTAATTAATGAAATAAGAAATCTTAAATTTAAGAAAATAACTCAAACTATTTCTTATTTACCACACTTTTTATCATGGGTTGTACTCGGCGGAATTTTGACAACTTGGCTAAATAGTACAGGTGTTATAAATGTATTATTTCAGGCATTACATATTACAAGTGGACCAGTTTCCTATCTTGGTGATCCAAAATATTTTTGGGGAGTAGCGTTAGTCTCGGATAGTTGGAAGGAGCTAGGATGGTCAGCAATCATATATTTAGCTGCCATTTCTTCGGTAGATCAACAGCTCTATGAAGCTGCAACGGTAGATGGAGCAACGAAGATACAAAAGATATTTAAGATTACATTGCCTTCGATTAAAGGAACCATTGCCATCATGTTGATTTTACAGGTTTCTGGATTATTAAATGCTAATTTTGATCAGATTATGATACTAAAAAATCAGATTAATATTTCCAGAAGTCAAGTAATCGATACTTATGTATATCAAGTTGGTATGTCACTTGGCAAATATTCGTATGCAACAGCAGTTAGCCTGTTTAAGTCAGTTATCGCTTTATTTCTTTTATTAATTGCGAACTTTTCCAGCAAGAGACTGCTTGGCAGGTCATTATACTAG
- a CDS encoding carbohydrate ABC transporter permease yields MKRSVSSKIKRSKGTLIFDILNTILMLFICFVCIYPIWYVIVNSFNDANDALMGGIYWWPRQFSLQNYKTVFSDNSVLQAFKITIAKTLIGTTVNVLFTAMVAYPLSKKYLIGRKFYMAIGTITMFFSGGLIPTFLLFKGLGLLNNFWVYVIPAAFNFFNLLIMINFFREIPDALEESAKIDGANDFTIFRKVILPLSKPVLATIALFAGVGQWNDYFGGLMYITDNRSLEPIQTYLYRLVAQVQSSQMASSISASNISAKDSTSTAIKLAAMVITTLPICCVYPFLQKYFIKGMMIGAVKE; encoded by the coding sequence ATGAAAAGAAGCGTATCATCTAAAATCAAACGATCCAAAGGAACTTTAATCTTCGATATCCTAAATACGATATTAATGCTTTTTATCTGCTTTGTATGCATCTATCCTATTTGGTATGTCATTGTTAATTCCTTTAATGATGCAAATGATGCATTAATGGGAGGCATCTATTGGTGGCCAAGACAGTTCTCCTTACAAAATTATAAGACAGTGTTCAGTGACAACAGTGTATTGCAAGCATTTAAGATAACAATTGCAAAGACTTTAATTGGTACCACAGTCAATGTACTATTTACTGCTATGGTAGCTTATCCTCTTTCAAAAAAATATCTGATTGGAAGAAAGTTTTACATGGCAATCGGAACAATTACGATGTTCTTCTCCGGAGGCTTAATACCAACGTTCCTTCTATTCAAGGGGCTTGGATTATTAAATAATTTCTGGGTTTATGTTATTCCAGCAGCGTTTAACTTTTTTAATCTACTCATAATGATTAACTTCTTTCGAGAGATTCCAGATGCTTTAGAGGAATCTGCAAAAATTGACGGCGCCAATGATTTTACTATCTTTCGTAAGGTAATTCTTCCGTTATCAAAACCTGTATTAGCAACCATTGCTTTGTTTGCAGGAGTTGGACAATGGAATGATTACTTTGGAGGATTAATGTATATTACAGATAACCGTTCCTTAGAACCAATTCAGACATATCTTTATCGACTGGTAGCACAGGTACAGTCATCGCAGATGGCGAGTTCAATCTCAGCCTCTAATATCAGTGCGAAGGACAGTACTTCAACCGCGATAAAATTGGCTGCCATGGTTATCACAACATTGCCTATATGCTGTGTTTATCCATTCCTTCAAAAATATTTTATAAAAGGAATGATGATAGGTGCAGTTAAGGAATAA
- a CDS encoding type 2 periplasmic-binding domain-containing protein, with amino-acid sequence MKMGSKKCIALLLCFIMLFSLAACGKGKTTDTTVGATTGPTKAVVPTDGTKEGTKEGTKDNNNQGEVVPGWQTNASDKVDLTWYINFSWFTTPWGENLISKTITEETGCNINFVVPAGNEAEKLNSLIASDSLPDLLTIGWWEGQVNQMIEDGMVYALDELATKYDPYWFEVADKGRVGWFTKEDGHVYGYPNSSFSPQDYEKYDNISSNQTFLVRKDMYEAIGSPDMTTPEGFIAAVKAAAAKYPEVNGQPIIPVGAHEFISTGNNSFDLYLSNFLATPYEKDGKYYDRYSDPELVRWLKAFRELGAEGYLKEDIFVDKRAQMEEKIAQGRYFCMLYQRTDLADQEKVLYKNDPNSIYIAIDGPKNSKGDAYTLPGTGINGWCVTMISKKCQRPDRAIQLCSYLMSEHGQHMTWLGVEGVTWDYVNGKETMKPEVKEILTTDRSAYDKQYGADSCYWMFQDNAMSLKWAVETPEPLGQMERWTFPYVISVSQYDVSLAADSDEFDIQSNVDNEWGVVLPRLLLAKTEADFDTIWNAFIQKKKDFGFDKVLATKTEMMKEAKVKLGVN; translated from the coding sequence ATGAAAATGGGTAGCAAAAAATGTATTGCGCTTCTACTTTGTTTCATCATGCTGTTTTCTCTCGCTGCTTGCGGTAAAGGGAAAACAACCGATACAACAGTAGGGGCTACAACGGGACCAACAAAAGCAGTAGTACCTACAGATGGAACGAAAGAAGGAACGAAAGAAGGAACAAAGGATAATAACAATCAGGGAGAAGTAGTTCCTGGTTGGCAGACAAACGCATCCGATAAGGTTGATTTAACATGGTACATAAACTTTTCTTGGTTTACTACTCCTTGGGGTGAGAACTTAATATCCAAGACGATTACAGAAGAAACTGGCTGTAACATTAATTTTGTCGTTCCAGCAGGTAACGAAGCTGAGAAACTAAATTCTTTGATTGCATCAGATTCTTTACCAGATTTATTAACGATTGGTTGGTGGGAAGGCCAAGTAAATCAGATGATCGAAGATGGAATGGTTTATGCTTTAGACGAACTAGCAACGAAGTATGACCCATACTGGTTTGAAGTAGCAGATAAAGGTCGTGTTGGCTGGTTTACAAAAGAAGATGGACACGTTTACGGATATCCAAACTCTTCTTTCTCTCCACAAGATTATGAAAAATATGATAACATCTCTTCCAATCAGACCTTCCTTGTAAGAAAGGATATGTATGAAGCAATTGGAAGTCCAGATATGACAACACCGGAAGGTTTTATTGCAGCAGTAAAAGCAGCAGCGGCTAAGTACCCAGAAGTGAATGGACAGCCAATCATTCCAGTAGGTGCACATGAATTTATTTCAACTGGTAATAATTCTTTTGACCTGTATTTATCTAACTTCTTGGCAACCCCTTATGAAAAAGATGGTAAGTACTACGATAGATATAGCGATCCTGAATTAGTTCGTTGGTTAAAAGCTTTTCGCGAATTAGGTGCAGAAGGATATCTAAAAGAAGATATCTTCGTTGACAAGAGAGCTCAAATGGAAGAAAAGATTGCTCAGGGACGTTACTTCTGTATGTTATATCAGAGAACTGATTTAGCAGATCAAGAGAAGGTATTATACAAGAATGATCCAAACAGTATTTATATCGCAATCGATGGACCAAAGAATTCCAAAGGAGATGCTTACACCTTACCAGGAACCGGTATCAATGGTTGGTGTGTAACTATGATATCTAAGAAGTGTCAGCGTCCAGATCGTGCGATCCAATTATGCTCTTACTTAATGAGTGAGCATGGGCAGCATATGACTTGGTTAGGTGTAGAAGGTGTTACTTGGGATTATGTAAATGGTAAAGAAACAATGAAACCAGAAGTGAAAGAAATTTTAACAACTGATCGTAGTGCTTACGATAAACAGTATGGTGCAGATTCCTGTTACTGGATGTTCCAAGACAATGCAATGTCATTAAAATGGGCGGTGGAAACACCAGAACCTCTAGGACAGATGGAACGCTGGACCTTCCCATATGTTATATCAGTATCCCAGTATGATGTTAGCTTAGCAGCAGATTCTGATGAATTCGATATTCAGAGTAATGTAGATAATGAATGGGGTGTTGTATTACCTCGACTATTATTAGCGAAGACAGAAGCAGACTTTGATACTATCTGGAATGCATTTATTCAGAAGAAAAAAGATTTCGGTTTTGATAAAGTTCTAGCAACGAAGACTGAGATGATGAAGGAAGCAAAAGTGAAATTAGGAGTTAACTAA
- a CDS encoding sensor histidine kinase, translating to MRKLRKLFSAMKLNHKITILIIGTIVIPMVILSVLLFQNMRESVIKEKVKNVEISINQSYNHIQKNVELCHMSTQVILNSEGFWDKLIEFQNSEDVDKNEIIKFSKNDVRNIERLVNSNPYLYQIRIYIGTKKVPEMMPVLYYMDRLEVFDWYDENDTRKIFWNFDYDGTIFPYYVLKPSKHIVSLTTRVIATKKKVDALIEVATKMDVIFPDIYEANEEQWTCFVDEHGTYFYGEGDSNQKWLEFAEGVFKTIQKDTKESYYHNMYLDKEPVVVGYIPLEQFNGHLLKIVSLKKAFRDINDKRNVFLVGFSGAVAILIVAANFLVKLVLRDFYRVIHTVTKVKEGDLAIRVPVCSSNEIGQLSGQINDMMDTITDLMEGQLKRELLVKDSEIRALQNQINAHFIYNVLESIKMMAEIEERYDISDAVTSLGKLLRYSMKWVSKNVTVREEVDYIKNYLALINLRFDYEIYLSINMPDIIWSQEIPKMSLQPIIENAIYHGIEEIAEDTSIYMKGILFEDYCTIEITDSGKGMTEEEVRKLQRKISGEIETSGSSGNGIGLKNVQDRIKISFGEPYGISVASRKDCYTKVIVKIPLILS from the coding sequence ATGAGAAAACTAAGAAAGCTTTTTTCAGCTATGAAATTAAATCATAAAATAACTATATTAATTATTGGAACCATAGTAATTCCTATGGTTATTTTATCTGTCCTTCTTTTTCAAAATATGAGGGAATCTGTCATAAAAGAAAAAGTTAAAAATGTTGAAATCAGCATTAATCAAAGTTATAACCATATTCAAAAAAATGTGGAGCTATGTCATATGTCAACACAGGTTATCTTAAACAGCGAAGGCTTTTGGGATAAATTAATAGAGTTTCAGAATTCCGAAGATGTCGACAAGAATGAAATCATAAAATTCTCAAAGAACGATGTTCGGAATATTGAACGACTGGTAAACAGTAACCCATATCTTTATCAGATAAGAATCTACATTGGAACTAAAAAAGTACCGGAAATGATGCCGGTTCTTTATTATATGGATCGACTTGAGGTTTTCGATTGGTATGATGAAAATGATACGCGAAAGATTTTCTGGAATTTTGATTATGATGGCACTATTTTTCCTTACTATGTATTAAAACCCTCAAAACATATCGTATCACTTACAACACGTGTTATAGCTACCAAGAAAAAAGTAGATGCCCTGATTGAAGTTGCAACGAAGATGGATGTTATATTTCCGGATATATATGAAGCGAACGAAGAACAATGGACTTGCTTTGTAGATGAACATGGAACTTACTTTTATGGAGAAGGGGACTCAAATCAAAAGTGGTTAGAATTTGCGGAGGGTGTATTTAAAACAATCCAAAAGGATACCAAGGAGTCTTATTATCACAATATGTATCTTGATAAAGAACCAGTCGTAGTTGGGTACATACCGTTAGAACAGTTTAATGGTCATCTGCTAAAGATTGTATCTTTAAAAAAGGCATTCAGGGATATCAATGACAAAAGAAATGTATTTCTCGTTGGTTTTTCTGGAGCTGTAGCAATTTTAATCGTTGCAGCGAACTTCTTGGTTAAATTGGTACTTCGCGATTTTTATCGGGTAATTCATACCGTTACGAAGGTAAAAGAAGGTGATTTAGCGATACGAGTTCCAGTCTGCTCCTCGAACGAAATAGGACAATTAAGCGGTCAAATTAATGATATGATGGACACCATAACCGATTTGATGGAGGGGCAATTAAAAAGAGAACTTTTAGTAAAAGACAGTGAGATTAGAGCACTACAAAATCAAATCAATGCTCATTTTATCTATAACGTATTGGAATCGATTAAAATGATGGCTGAGATAGAAGAACGATATGATATTTCAGATGCAGTTACCTCACTTGGAAAGTTACTACGATATAGTATGAAATGGGTATCAAAGAATGTAACGGTAAGAGAAGAAGTTGACTATATAAAAAATTATTTGGCGCTCATAAATCTTCGGTTTGATTATGAAATCTATTTAAGTATCAATATGCCAGATATCATTTGGAGTCAAGAGATACCAAAGATGTCATTACAACCAATTATTGAGAATGCAATCTACCATGGAATTGAAGAAATTGCGGAGGATACGAGTATCTATATGAAGGGCATCCTATTTGAGGATTATTGTACGATAGAAATTACGGACTCAGGCAAGGGAATGACAGAGGAAGAAGTAAGAAAACTTCAGCGTAAAATTTCTGGAGAGATTGAAACTAGTGGAAGTTCCGGGAATGGGATAGGGCTAAAGAATGTACAAGATCGTATCAAAATCAGTTTTGGAGAACCATACGGAATCAGCGTAGCATCAAGGAAGGACTGTTATACAAAGGTTATCGTTAAGATACCATTGATCCTATCATAG
- a CDS encoding response regulator transcription factor: protein MKKLLIVEDEKMIRQGIKSIAMRAPVPIEEILECKNGEEAYEVVKNEVIDVMITDIRMPGKDGITLVKEIQVLPHIPKIVVISGYDDFNYAVELLRCGAKDYLLKPIEREKIFDVLIKLEKELCEEKEEAEKRNLVWQQQLRYCMLGEASLDSCKVTFEEFLQNEKYLLCCTNIWREDWLEETNILGLTKMQHQNIYIMRVSQKQLVQKVFCEDYVGFSEEHAQFEELKIAFKEALCARKQSFYQESHQIDYKDCSNNLIKIKEKEKQREENETNSSRDSVIELTQNEIDQYVQLFGTSKWEQNDKFIKNLYYNVKCGKIAPEDFEHTMQCFVKGIEDNYQSVIDFSDTRVLHHKSIYEYDSGSKYLENLMEWLVELHERILSEFSDFKNKQKIQTALIYIKENYNKDLNMAVVSNYISMNYSLFSFTFKQYTGTYFVQYLKDLRIAKAKELLEKTEKKIVEISNEVGYENEKHFMKIFKNHCGVSPSEFRKNSYVGKAKPVH, encoded by the coding sequence ATGAAGAAGCTTTTGATTGTAGAGGATGAAAAAATGATCAGGCAGGGCATAAAAAGTATCGCAATGCGTGCACCTGTTCCAATCGAAGAAATTTTAGAATGTAAAAATGGGGAAGAAGCATATGAAGTAGTAAAAAATGAGGTAATCGATGTCATGATTACTGATATTCGCATGCCCGGAAAAGATGGAATAACTTTAGTAAAAGAAATTCAAGTTTTACCTCATATACCTAAAATAGTCGTAATTAGCGGGTATGATGATTTTAATTATGCAGTTGAATTACTGCGTTGCGGAGCTAAGGATTATTTATTAAAACCAATTGAGCGTGAAAAAATATTCGATGTGTTAATAAAATTAGAAAAGGAACTGTGTGAAGAGAAGGAAGAAGCAGAAAAAAGGAATCTTGTATGGCAGCAGCAGTTACGTTATTGCATGTTAGGAGAAGCAAGTTTAGATAGTTGTAAGGTAACCTTTGAAGAATTCTTACAAAATGAAAAATATCTTTTATGCTGTACGAATATATGGAGAGAAGATTGGCTAGAGGAAACGAATATTTTAGGATTAACGAAGATGCAACATCAGAATATCTATATAATGAGGGTCTCGCAAAAGCAGCTTGTACAAAAAGTTTTTTGTGAAGATTATGTCGGATTTAGCGAAGAACATGCACAATTTGAAGAATTAAAGATTGCTTTCAAAGAAGCATTATGTGCAAGAAAGCAATCCTTTTATCAGGAGAGTCACCAGATTGACTATAAAGATTGTAGTAATAATCTAATTAAGATTAAGGAGAAGGAAAAGCAGAGAGAAGAAAATGAAACTAATTCTTCTAGAGATTCAGTTATTGAACTGACACAAAATGAGATTGACCAATATGTTCAATTGTTTGGAACAAGCAAGTGGGAACAAAATGATAAATTCATCAAGAATCTTTACTACAATGTGAAATGTGGAAAGATTGCACCGGAAGACTTTGAGCATACGATGCAATGTTTTGTCAAAGGAATTGAGGATAATTACCAAAGCGTTATAGATTTTAGCGATACCAGAGTTCTACATCATAAAAGTATCTATGAATATGATTCAGGCTCAAAATATTTAGAAAATTTAATGGAGTGGCTGGTTGAACTTCATGAAAGAATTCTATCTGAATTTTCTGATTTTAAGAATAAGCAGAAGATTCAAACAGCTTTGATTTATATTAAGGAAAATTATAATAAAGATTTAAATATGGCAGTGGTATCTAATTACATATCAATGAATTATTCTTTATTTTCTTTTACTTTTAAACAATATACAGGAACTTATTTTGTCCAATATTTAAAGGATCTTCGGATTGCAAAAGCGAAAGAATTGCTAGAGAAGACTGAGAAAAAAATAGTGGAAATCAGTAATGAAGTCGGATATGAAAATGAAAAACATTTCATGAAGATATTCAAGAATCACTGTGGAGTGTCCCCATCGGAATTTCGAAAAAACTCTTATGTGGGGAAAGCAAAACCGGTGCATTAA
- a CDS encoding serine hydrolase domain-containing protein — protein MNTKCLEQLTEILESEVSSGKLKGCSLLVQHKNERVFQHSFGTDQCDSIYRIFSMTKPVTAIATMILYERGLLDLFDPISKYLKGFCNQTVLDTEGERPVKKEVTIQHLLNMTSGIVYPEKLYPAGAKFEELVEQFKKDNTHPTTIQISNLVGQAPLAFEPGQEWAYGASADVLGGIVETISGMRYGDFLKKEIFEPLGMKDTGFYLEDDKKERLVPMYKKDADGNLVEITKDDLTNHFVVNPDSKPSYELGGAGLYSTVEDYSKFAGMLLSYGTYKGVRILGRKTIEFISQNQLTSNQQKSIWFDSMYGYGYGNLMRIMMDQSLAGSNGSIGEYGWDGLPGTYFMVDPTEELTLIYMQQNLHGADQSLRRKMRQIVYGSLL, from the coding sequence ATGAATACTAAGTGTTTAGAGCAATTGACAGAAATTTTGGAAAGTGAAGTTTCAAGTGGTAAGCTAAAAGGGTGTTCCCTCTTAGTACAACACAAAAATGAGAGAGTGTTTCAACATTCCTTTGGTACGGATCAATGTGATTCCATCTACCGTATCTTTTCTATGACAAAGCCAGTTACTGCAATCGCAACCATGATATTGTATGAACGAGGATTACTTGATTTATTTGATCCGATATCGAAGTATCTAAAAGGGTTTTGTAATCAGACCGTTCTTGATACAGAGGGGGAGAGACCTGTAAAGAAAGAGGTAACCATACAACATCTCCTTAATATGACATCTGGCATTGTGTATCCTGAAAAGCTGTATCCTGCTGGTGCTAAATTTGAAGAGCTTGTAGAACAATTTAAAAAAGATAATACGCATCCGACCACTATACAAATATCCAACTTGGTAGGTCAAGCACCATTAGCCTTTGAGCCTGGTCAGGAATGGGCATATGGCGCATCTGCTGATGTACTAGGCGGTATTGTGGAAACTATTAGTGGTATGAGGTATGGAGATTTTTTAAAGAAAGAGATATTTGAACCACTTGGTATGAAAGATACCGGGTTTTATTTAGAGGACGATAAAAAAGAACGACTTGTTCCTATGTATAAGAAAGATGCAGATGGTAACTTAGTGGAGATAACCAAAGATGATTTAACAAATCATTTTGTAGTAAACCCAGATTCAAAACCATCTTATGAATTAGGTGGCGCAGGACTTTATTCCACAGTAGAGGACTACAGTAAATTTGCTGGAATGCTACTTAGTTATGGTACTTATAAAGGGGTAAGAATACTTGGAAGAAAAACCATTGAATTTATATCTCAAAATCAATTGACTAGTAATCAACAAAAATCTATTTGGTTTGATAGTATGTATGGCTATGGTTATGGTAACTTGATGCGGATAATGATGGATCAAAGCCTAGCAGGTAGCAATGGAAGTATTGGAGAATACGGTTGGGACGGGCTACCTGGAACCTATTTTATGGTAGATCCAACAGAGGAATTAACACTTATCTATATGCAACAGAATTTACATGGAGCTGACCAAAGCCTAAGGAGAAAGATGCGTCAGATTGTTTATGGTTCGCTCCTCTAA
- a CDS encoding response regulator transcription factor: protein MESYHVLIVEDDREILEGIGIYLRNQGYTVFQAENGKKGLEIMQNETIHLAIVDIMMPVMDGITMTMKLRENFDFPVIMLSAKSEEIDKVTGLNIGADDYVTKPFTPMELMARVNSHLRRYSRYLKAVDSKEEKEPENYYVVGGLELNEDTVEVSVDGRAVKLTPIEFKILLLLIKNPGRVFSPDEIYERVWNEKPITTDTIMVHVRRIREKIEINPKEPKYLKVVWGVGYKIEKY from the coding sequence ATGGAATCATATCACGTTTTAATCGTTGAAGATGATAGAGAAATACTAGAAGGAATAGGAATCTATTTAAGAAATCAAGGCTACACCGTATTTCAGGCTGAAAACGGTAAAAAGGGGTTGGAAATTATGCAAAATGAAACCATCCACCTTGCGATTGTAGATATTATGATGCCTGTTATGGATGGTATCACCATGACCATGAAGTTAAGAGAAAATTTTGATTTTCCTGTTATTATGCTATCTGCAAAATCTGAGGAAATTGATAAAGTGACAGGACTAAATATTGGTGCAGATGATTATGTGACAAAACCCTTCACGCCAATGGAGTTAATGGCTAGAGTTAATTCACATCTCCGTCGTTATTCGAGATATCTAAAGGCGGTAGATTCCAAGGAAGAGAAAGAACCTGAGAATTATTATGTTGTAGGGGGACTGGAATTAAATGAAGATACGGTAGAGGTATCTGTAGATGGAAGAGCTGTGAAGTTAACACCGATTGAGTTTAAGATTTTACTACTCTTAATAAAAAATCCAGGTAGAGTATTCTCACCGGATGAAATCTATGAGCGAGTATGGAATGAAAAACCAATCACTACCGACACCATTATGGTACACGTTAGAAGAATTAGAGAAAAAATTGAAATTAATCCTAAAGAACCAAAATATCTAAAGGTTGTATGGGGAGTTGGCTATAAAATCGAGAAATATTAG